From Mya arenaria isolate MELC-2E11 chromosome 12, ASM2691426v1, the proteins below share one genomic window:
- the LOC128211548 gene encoding BLOC-1-related complex subunit 7-like has product MSSSSWNQETKLKLKEKVTANVNDLGSLVRHVIRSSKSNELLSQAAKNFSSQESFIHNSSETLKKMNLIKTQFEYQQTAIERSVASLEEIQDQLKTLQR; this is encoded by the exons ATGAGTTCCTCCAGCTGGAATCAGgaaacaaaactaaaattgaaagaaaaagtaACAGCAAATGTCAACGATCTTGGATCCCTTGTTCGACATGTTATCCGTTCATCTAAAAGCAACGAG ttactGAGTCAAGCTGCCAAAAATTTCTCTTCACAAGAGTCATTCATCCATAACTCTTCAGAG ACATTAAAAAAGATGAACCTGATTAAAACCCAGTTTGAATATCa ACAAACCGCCATTGAAAGAAG TGTGGCTAGTCTAGAAGAAATACAAGACCAGCTGAAGACACTGCAAAGATGA
- the LOC128212307 gene encoding uncharacterized protein LOC128212307 codes for MSCLKTCILFAFVINLKAAMSETEVPMAIIPAGMNVADFTNYTAGKFWHELYYVLPFINGKPRYIPDINYFLRFSATDDPNVYKIDTKGDIPSVDQGRLICVQRPEFAVLSNPIMNAEFSLRKTVNGPNSRSLVVWSSDPEHFFWTMRCREEGHPNNSTCNIDQTDMALFVSGTPNDLNWPLVLEDIAKTNITFADRAYKWFYAYSETSRCID; via the exons atgtcttgtttAAAAACGTGCATCCTTTTCGcctttgttattaatttaaagGCTGCTATGTCGGAAACAGAGGTACCGATGGCCATTATTCCGGCAGGAATGAATGTTGCAGATTTTACCAATTAT acAGCCGGGAAGTTTTGGCACGAGTTATACTACGTTTTACCCTTTATCAACGGTAAACCAAGGTATATTCCGGACATAAACTATTTCCTGCGGTTCAGCGCAACGGACGATCCAAATGTCTACAAGATTGATACAAAGGGCGACATTCCAAG tGTAGACCAAGGTCGCTTAATTTGTGTACAGAGACCAGAGTTTGCTGTTTTGTCAAATCCAATTATGAATGCTGAGTTTTCGCTACGCAAAACAGTGAATG GACCTAATTCCCGCAGTCTCGTCGTATGGAGTTCAGATCCGGAACACTTTTTCTGGACAATGCGCTGTCGCGAGGAAGGTCACCCGAACAATTCCACGTGCAACATTGATCAAACGGACATGGCACTTTTTGTTTCGGGAACCCCGAATGACCTAAACTGGCCATTAGTTCTTGAGGACATTGCTAAAACCAACATCACGTTTGCAGACAGGGCTTATAAATGGTTTTATGCTTATTCGGAGACTT CTCGCTGCATCGATTAA
- the LOC128211554 gene encoding uncharacterized protein LOC128211554 isoform X1 translates to MKSELILCVVGIFMSKMVSSLDRHFTGSTRPVTACLLTHEPALNNVENKEALIRLVNTFPDGSRIIIQQVGANSQTQNISFKKEKDHRFFEDKILDLQSKSPSGSAMSVTRLYHALNECFPINEPNLLAQIAMIVATPDAYLVGSSVDIVARNIKTYVANTETDRPLSYSLTSLATDNTHVISIQQLDTFKDLLKFDSNLICRTDRYYSGFILGCQACSTVCQIMTKPVFNSWCNDAKNTDQCHYYIQEKQRPSVDDDKHNKKTKDTDMWLGIGIGIGAAALLFGILMIVIYNTLNKNVPVDNSPIEEVGEGDATNEPVISNHHPYETTDEQTPMLESSSDLDGDSLSEMENGSDDESNLENNVIDIASENNDNNSQVNGRQTQPRRTSVVTSDADDESLQQPNLHEGDTNIGRAIHEQNSTNENRAVGTEDNSKLMVPISDVLATGNLFQLPEPNKIHPDTTPHTSQPSSSRPTVLNAGF, encoded by the exons ATGAAATCAGAGCTTATTTTGTGTGTTGTCGGGATTTTTATGAGTAAGATGGTCTCAAGCTTGGATAGACATTTTACCG GTTCAACTCGACCGGTGACTGCGTGCTTGTTGACACACGAGCCTGCTCTGAACAACGTAGAGAACAAAGAAGCGCTGATCAGGCTGGTCAATACATTTCCAGATGGAAGCAGAATTATCATTCAACAAGTTGGGGCAAACAGTCAaactcaaaatatttcatttaaaaaagagaaagaCCACAGATTTTTCGAAGACAAAATTCTTGACCTACAGTCCAAAAGCCCAAGTGGAAGTGCAATGTCAGTGACGCGATTGTACCATGCTCTGAACGAATGTTTTCCGATCAACGAACCAAACCTGTTGGCACAAATAGCAATGATTGTCGCGACGCCTGACGCATACCTAGTTGGCAGTTCAGTGGACATCGTCGCCAGAAACATAAAGACCTATGTTGCCAACACCGAAACCGACCGACCATTGTCATACAGTTTGACTTCCCTGGCGACAGATAATACACATGTGATAAGCATTCAACAACTGGACACATTCAAGGACCTGCTAAAATTTG ATTCGAACCTAATTTGCCGAACTGACAGATACTACTCAGGGTTCATCCTCGGATGCCAAGCATGTTCAACCGTGTGCCAAATTATGACGAAACCCGTTTTCAACAGTTGGTGTAACGATGCGAAAAATACTGATCAGTGTCACT ATTACATACAAGAAAAGCAAAGACCTTCAGTGGACGATGACAAGCATAACAAAAAAACGAAAGATACTGACATGTGGCTTGGAATCGGGATAGGCATTGGGGCTGCTGCCTTGCTTTTTGGAATTTTGATGATAGTGATCTACAATACTTTGAACAAAAAC GTTCCAGTTGACAATAGTCCTATTGAAGAGGTGGGAGAAGGGGATGCAACAAATGAACCCGTTATAAGCAATCACCACCCCTATGAAACAACAGACGAACAAACACCAATGCTAGAATCGTCTTCAGATCTTG ATGGCGACTCTTTATCGGAGATGGAAAATGGCAGCGACGATGAAAGTAATCtagaaaataatgtaattgaCATTGCTAGTGAAAACAACGACAACAATTCCCAAGTAAATGGCCGCCAAACACAACCGAGGAGAACTTCTGTCGTTACGTCCGATGCTGATGACGAAAGCCTACAACAACCAAACTTACATGAAGGGGATACGAACATCG GACGAGCTATCCATGAGCAGAATAGCACCAATGAAAACCGGGCAGTTGGGACAGAGGACAACTCAAAACTGATGGTTCCGATTTCTGATGTACTTGCAA CTGGAAACTTATTTCAGCTACCAGAACCAAACAAAATACATCCTGATACGACCCCGCATACTTCTCAGCCATCTTCATCCAGACCGACGGTTTTGAACGCTGGCTTTTAG
- the LOC128211554 gene encoding uncharacterized protein LOC128211554 isoform X4, which translates to MSVTRLYHALNECFPINEPNLLAQIAMIVATPDAYLVGSSVDIVARNIKTYVANTETDRPLSYSLTSLATDNTHVISIQQLDTFKDLLKFDSNLICRTDRYYSGFILGCQACSTVCQIMTKPVFNSWCNDAKNTDQCHYYIQEKQRPSVDDDKHNKKTKDTDMWLGIGIGIGAAALLFGILMIVIYNTLNKNVPVDNSPIEEVGEGDATNEPVISNHHPYETTDEQTPMLESSSDLDGDSLSEMENGSDDESNLENNVIDIASENNDNNSQVNGRQTQPRRTSVVTSDADDESLQQPNLHEGDTNIGRAIHEQNSTNENRAVGTEDNSKLMVPISDVLATGNLFQLPEPNKIHPDTTPHTSQPSSSRPTVLNAGF; encoded by the exons ATGTCAGTGACGCGATTGTACCATGCTCTGAACGAATGTTTTCCGATCAACGAACCAAACCTGTTGGCACAAATAGCAATGATTGTCGCGACGCCTGACGCATACCTAGTTGGCAGTTCAGTGGACATCGTCGCCAGAAACATAAAGACCTATGTTGCCAACACCGAAACCGACCGACCATTGTCATACAGTTTGACTTCCCTGGCGACAGATAATACACATGTGATAAGCATTCAACAACTGGACACATTCAAGGACCTGCTAAAATTTG ATTCGAACCTAATTTGCCGAACTGACAGATACTACTCAGGGTTCATCCTCGGATGCCAAGCATGTTCAACCGTGTGCCAAATTATGACGAAACCCGTTTTCAACAGTTGGTGTAACGATGCGAAAAATACTGATCAGTGTCACT ATTACATACAAGAAAAGCAAAGACCTTCAGTGGACGATGACAAGCATAACAAAAAAACGAAAGATACTGACATGTGGCTTGGAATCGGGATAGGCATTGGGGCTGCTGCCTTGCTTTTTGGAATTTTGATGATAGTGATCTACAATACTTTGAACAAAAAC GTTCCAGTTGACAATAGTCCTATTGAAGAGGTGGGAGAAGGGGATGCAACAAATGAACCCGTTATAAGCAATCACCACCCCTATGAAACAACAGACGAACAAACACCAATGCTAGAATCGTCTTCAGATCTTG ATGGCGACTCTTTATCGGAGATGGAAAATGGCAGCGACGATGAAAGTAATCtagaaaataatgtaattgaCATTGCTAGTGAAAACAACGACAACAATTCCCAAGTAAATGGCCGCCAAACACAACCGAGGAGAACTTCTGTCGTTACGTCCGATGCTGATGACGAAAGCCTACAACAACCAAACTTACATGAAGGGGATACGAACATCG GACGAGCTATCCATGAGCAGAATAGCACCAATGAAAACCGGGCAGTTGGGACAGAGGACAACTCAAAACTGATGGTTCCGATTTCTGATGTACTTGCAA CTGGAAACTTATTTCAGCTACCAGAACCAAACAAAATACATCCTGATACGACCCCGCATACTTCTCAGCCATCTTCATCCAGACCGACGGTTTTGAACGCTGGCTTTTAG
- the LOC128211554 gene encoding uncharacterized protein LOC128211554 isoform X2 encodes MKTTASGFDRHFIGSTRPVTACLLTHEPALNNVENKEALIRLVNTFPDGSRIIIQQVGANSQTQNISFKKEKDHRFFEDKILDLQSKSPSGSAMSVTRLYHALNECFPINEPNLLAQIAMIVATPDAYLVGSSVDIVARNIKTYVANTETDRPLSYSLTSLATDNTHVISIQQLDTFKDLLKFDSNLICRTDRYYSGFILGCQACSTVCQIMTKPVFNSWCNDAKNTDQCHYYIQEKQRPSVDDDKHNKKTKDTDMWLGIGIGIGAAALLFGILMIVIYNTLNKNVPVDNSPIEEVGEGDATNEPVISNHHPYETTDEQTPMLESSSDLDGDSLSEMENGSDDESNLENNVIDIASENNDNNSQVNGRQTQPRRTSVVTSDADDESLQQPNLHEGDTNIGRAIHEQNSTNENRAVGTEDNSKLMVPISDVLATGNLFQLPEPNKIHPDTTPHTSQPSSSRPTVLNAGF; translated from the exons GTTCAACTCGACCGGTGACTGCGTGCTTGTTGACACACGAGCCTGCTCTGAACAACGTAGAGAACAAAGAAGCGCTGATCAGGCTGGTCAATACATTTCCAGATGGAAGCAGAATTATCATTCAACAAGTTGGGGCAAACAGTCAaactcaaaatatttcatttaaaaaagagaaagaCCACAGATTTTTCGAAGACAAAATTCTTGACCTACAGTCCAAAAGCCCAAGTGGAAGTGCAATGTCAGTGACGCGATTGTACCATGCTCTGAACGAATGTTTTCCGATCAACGAACCAAACCTGTTGGCACAAATAGCAATGATTGTCGCGACGCCTGACGCATACCTAGTTGGCAGTTCAGTGGACATCGTCGCCAGAAACATAAAGACCTATGTTGCCAACACCGAAACCGACCGACCATTGTCATACAGTTTGACTTCCCTGGCGACAGATAATACACATGTGATAAGCATTCAACAACTGGACACATTCAAGGACCTGCTAAAATTTG ATTCGAACCTAATTTGCCGAACTGACAGATACTACTCAGGGTTCATCCTCGGATGCCAAGCATGTTCAACCGTGTGCCAAATTATGACGAAACCCGTTTTCAACAGTTGGTGTAACGATGCGAAAAATACTGATCAGTGTCACT ATTACATACAAGAAAAGCAAAGACCTTCAGTGGACGATGACAAGCATAACAAAAAAACGAAAGATACTGACATGTGGCTTGGAATCGGGATAGGCATTGGGGCTGCTGCCTTGCTTTTTGGAATTTTGATGATAGTGATCTACAATACTTTGAACAAAAAC GTTCCAGTTGACAATAGTCCTATTGAAGAGGTGGGAGAAGGGGATGCAACAAATGAACCCGTTATAAGCAATCACCACCCCTATGAAACAACAGACGAACAAACACCAATGCTAGAATCGTCTTCAGATCTTG ATGGCGACTCTTTATCGGAGATGGAAAATGGCAGCGACGATGAAAGTAATCtagaaaataatgtaattgaCATTGCTAGTGAAAACAACGACAACAATTCCCAAGTAAATGGCCGCCAAACACAACCGAGGAGAACTTCTGTCGTTACGTCCGATGCTGATGACGAAAGCCTACAACAACCAAACTTACATGAAGGGGATACGAACATCG GACGAGCTATCCATGAGCAGAATAGCACCAATGAAAACCGGGCAGTTGGGACAGAGGACAACTCAAAACTGATGGTTCCGATTTCTGATGTACTTGCAA CTGGAAACTTATTTCAGCTACCAGAACCAAACAAAATACATCCTGATACGACCCCGCATACTTCTCAGCCATCTTCATCCAGACCGACGGTTTTGAACGCTGGCTTTTAG